Below is a window of Hydrogenimonas sp. SS33 DNA.
CCGTAAAGACTTCGTAGCGTTTGTCTGAGGGGGCGATCATTTTCATGACAATGTCGCCCAGCCCTTTGTCGACGGAGGGGTTGTGCTTGGACGGGTGTTTGGCAGGGGTGGTTTCGATGGGATTGTAGAGATGGGTACCCTGGTAGGGGTCCGCACCGGTCAGGGTTTTGTAGATGCGGGTGCCGATTTCGAAAATCTCGTTGTGTTCGATGTTGGGTGTCCATGCTGCATCGAAATCGAGGGGTTCGTACCCGTTGGGTTGTGCCACCTCCACGTTCCAGCGGAGGATGAATTCGATGGCACCTTTGGTGTAGCGGCGGAAAACGCGGCTTTCGAACTGCTCGAAGCTCTCTCTGGGGTTCCGAAGGTTACGGTAGGCGTGCATCAACTGTGCTACGTACTCTCTGGCCCGTGTCAGGGGGACGGTTTTTAGGATGGTATAGGCCTCCTCCTGGGAAACGGTCGACTTTCCCCCCAGTTGGATATGCACGCCGTAGACCGTCTCTCCGTTCTCTTTTGCTTTGCACCCGATAAAGCCGATGTCGCCCAGTTCATGGACGCCGCACCCTTTGACACATGCCGACCAGTGCATCCGCACATTGGCGTCGTCCGGAAGGGGGGCCGCCTCTTCCAGATAGGCGGCCATTTCGATGGCGTCGGATTTGTTGGGAATGACACCGAATGGGCACAGATCGATGCCGGCGCAGGCGACCATCTGGTTGGTGTAGGCGCTGCCGCGGTTTTTGTATCTGTCGTAGGGGGGCTGGGCGAGGAGGCCGTCGATCTTCTCTTTCGGTACGCCCAGAATGAAGAGATTCTGGGTCGTGGAGATGTTGAGCAGCCCGCTGCCGTAGGTGTCGGAGGCCCCGGCCGCCTCCATCATCGCCGTGCCGCTGAAGATGCCGGAGGGGACCACCATATGAACGGCGTAGCTTCCGTCTCTGAGGCGGATGCGGCCGTCACGCTCTTCGGTTCGGGGCTGTTTGACCAAAGTTTCGCCCGCCGGCGAAAAGTCGCGCTCCGCCACCGACTTGACGGCTTCGACGACCGCCTCCATCCCCGCTTCCTTGATGAGAAAGTGGAGCCGGTTCTTGTTGCGGCTGTCGCGAAATCCGTAGGTTTTGTAGACATTGATCAACGCTTCGTAAAAGGGGATCAGCTCCTCTTCGGTGACGAAAATGTCGGCGGATTCGGCGATGGCCCCCACTTTGCCCCCCAGGTAGACGTTGAAGCCGACTTCTCCCGCCCTGACGGCCAGGGCGAAACAGCAGTCGTGGGCGAAGAGGTTGCAGCGGTTGGACCCGGTGCCGCCGATGGAGGTGTTGAACTTTCTGGGCAGGGCCGCCACCCATTCGGGGTTTTTGAGCCAGAGCGACTGCATCTTTTCAATAAGCGGCGCCGTCTCGATGACACTGTCGAAGCTGAGGCCGTCCAGCGGGTCGGTGACGATGTTTCTGAAGTTGTCCACGCCGGTCTGCCAGGTGGTGATGCCCACACTCTCCAGGGTTTCGAGAAGGGCCGGGATGTCGGCAATATCGAGGTAGCGCAGCTGCACCTGCATCCGCGTGGTGAGGTCCATAGTGTCGTTGCCGTACGTTTTGGCGACCTGCCCCAGGGTTTCGGCCTGTTTCGCCGTGAGCCTTCCGCCGGGGATACGCACCCGAAGCATGAATTTGCCGGGCGTGGCGGGACGGTCGAAAATGCCGAAACACTTCAGGAAATAGTCCATATCCTCTTTGGCGATGGAGCCGTAGCCCTCTTTGGCATAGCGCTGCAGCGCCTCCCACGCCTCTTTGTAGCTGTGGGTCTGTTTGAGCTTCTCGATCTTGTTGAGTTTGGTATGCTTGGCGGAAACGGTTTCGAGTTTCATGAATAACCTTTTTAAGGTAGTCACTGGTCATTGGCCATTGGCGATTGGGAAAACTCCCAATGACCAATGACGAATGTCCAATAATTGATTAGTCGAAGTATATTCAAAACAGCCCCAACCATATGTCTAATTTTTAATCACATAAGCGAATACAAACTGCACTATAATTCTGCCATCCCATCTTTCAAGGAGTTTTCTGCATGAAGCTCGGTGAACTCAAAACGGCCGGCCATCTACCCACATTGATCGCGGCCTTTCTCTACTTCGACTTCAGCTTTATGGTCTGGACCATGCTGGGGCCTCTTGCGACGGAGATCAGTCAGTCCCTTGCCGCCCACGGCTACCGCCTCGATCCCAACCAAAAGGCCACCCTGCTGGCGATCCCCATCCTCTCCGGAGCGATTCTGCGGATTCTGCTTGGATTCGGGGTCGACAAGCTCGGCGCCAAAAAGACGGCGCTGATCTCCCAGGCGGTCGTCATCGCTTCTCTTTTCTACGCCTATTTCCGCGGAGAAAGCATCACCTACAACGAGCTTCTGGCGGTCGCCTTCGGCCTCGGGTTCGCCGGTGCCTCCTTCGCCGTGGCCCTTCCCCAGGCGGGGCAGTGGTATCCGCCCCGGCTCCAGGGCCTGGTCCTGGGCCTGGCGGGGGCCGGGAACATCGGTGTGGTATTGGACTTCCTCTTCGCGCCCAAGATCGCGGAGTATTGGGGATGGCAGGCGGTTTTTCTGGTCGGCGGCATCCTCTCGACCTTCATCTTCATTCTCTATGCCGTGATGGCCAAAGACGCTCCCGCCGACGTCTACAAGCCCAACCCAAAGAAGCTCGGTGACTACCTGAAACTCCTGCGGGACAGAGACACCTGGTGGTTCAGTCTCTTCTACGCCGTAAGCTTCGGTGGCTTCGTCGGTTTCGCCAACTACATGAAGGTCTACCTGATGAACACCTATCAGGTCGATATGAGCCAGTTCGGTCTGCAGTATCTGGGTGAGCCCAACGTCAAAGTCGTCGCCGGCTACTTCGGAGCCCTCTGTATCTTCGCCGGGGCGGTGCTTCGTCCCGTGGGCGGCGGCATCGCCGACAAACTCGGCGGCGTCAAAAGCCTCTACATCTTCTTCGGCGCCATCGTTGTGCTCGCCATCCTCAATGCGACGGTCGTCCACAGCTTCGGCCTGGCGATCTTCATCCTTTTCCTCATCATGGCCAATCTGGGCATGGCCAACGGTGCGGTCTTCCAGCTGGTGCCCCAGCGCTTCGGCAAGGATATGGGAATCATGACCGGGATCATCGGGTGTGCCGGCGGCCTGGGAGGTACGGCGCTCATCAAGACCCTGGGATGGTCCAAAGGGGCCTTCGACAGCTATGCCGCCGGTTTCTTCATATTCGCCGGGGTCGTTCTCATCGCCATTATCGGCATCAGCCTGGTCAAAACCCGCTGGAGAACGACCTGGGGATTGACGGCGGGCGGACGGATCTAAATCCGTCCGCGTCATTGGTCATTAGCGACTAGTCATTGGGAAAAATCTCATGAAAACCAACTGTTTGCATTACAATATAGCTTTCCCAATGACCAATGACCAGTGACCAATGACACGTTTCAAAGGATCTTCATGACCTCTTCGGTCTTTAAAACCTCCACCTTCTCCCTCGCCAAGGGTAAAGAGCCCCTGGGTGACGATTTCGCCGCCGTCAGGGTGATGGAGGACGGTCTCTGTGTCGGGATCGTCTGCGACGGGGTCGGCAGTGCCGATGCGGGGGCGAAGGCGGCGCGGCGTGCCGTCAACTACATGATGAACAGCTTCAAATCCCGCCCCCGCTCCTGGAGCATCGAAAAATCTTTGCGGCACTTCATCGAAAACATCAACTCCATTCTCTACCACAAAGGGCTGGAAGAGTACGAACGGCCCGAATATCTCACGACCCTGAGCATGGTGGTCATCGAAGATGGCCGGCTCTATGGTGCCAATGTGGGAGACAGCCCCATCTGGCTGCAGCGTGACGGTTCCTTCCTGCAACTGAGCATCCCCCATACCGTCGACGAAGAGGGGATGAGCCAGGTCCTGACCCAGGCGATCGGCCTGGCGCCGACGGTGGAACTCTACCTTTTCGAAAACAATCTGTGTGTCGGGGACCGGCTTCTGCTGGCCAGCGACGGCCTGGAGGCGGTGCTTTCACCCGAAGAGGTCGCCGAAAAACTTCCCCTGGGCGCCACTTCGCTCATCAAATATGCCAGCCGGAAGGTCAGGGACGACCTTCCCGACGATACTACGGCGGTGGTCATCGAAGTGGTGGCGGAGAGCACCACATGCCGCCTGAAAAAGATCGACCTGCCCATCCCCGGCAAACTGCGCAAGGAGGAGGTGATTGACGGGTACCGGCTCATTCGGCCCCTCATCGCCGACGAACGCACCTGGCTGGCCGAAAAGAAGGGTGTCAGATATGTCATGAAGTTCCCTCCCGTGGAGGCGGGGGAAGATGAGAAGCGGCTGGACCTCTTCGTGCGGGAAGCCTGGAACGCCTCCCGGCTCAAAGCGGGTTTCTTCCCAAAAGCGGTCATTCCCCGCAACCGCACGGTGCGCTACTATGTCATGGCCTACGAAGAGGGCCCTACGCTCAAGGAGCTTATCGAAAAACGCCCCCTGCCCGTGGAAGATGCCATCCATCTGGGAAAATTTCTGCTGCAGGCGTGCCAGTACCTTCTCAAATTCGACCTGGTTCACGGCGACATCAAACCCGAAAACATCATCGTCACCCGGCGGCGGGGCAAGCGGGTCTTCAAACTGGTCGATTTCGGCTCCATCGTAGAGATCTTCTCCATCGCCTCCCGTGCCGGGACACCCAGCTATCTGGCGCCGGAGCGCTTCCAAGGAGAGCCCATCAGCGAGCAGAGCGAGATTTTCGCTATCGGCGTCACCCTCTACGAAGCGTTGAGCCGGAAGTTCCCCTACGGAGAGATCGAACCTTTCCAGACACCGGTCTTCGGCAAGCCCAAATCCCTACGCTACACCAACAAGACGGTACCCGCGTGGCTGGAATCGGTGTTGATGCGGGCCATCGAGAAAGACAGGCGGCGCCGGTACGAAGTCTACAGCGAAATGATGTGGGAGCTGACCCATCCCGACAAGGTCCGGCCCTACTACCCGCCGGACATTTCCCTTTTTGAAAAAGATCCGGTCAAAGTCTACCGGCTGCTTTTTATACTTTCGTTCCTTTTGAACCTCGTTTTGGGGCTGATGGTGATCGGTTGATTAAAAATTAGGCAATTTGCGTCCCCATCAGCTATCAAATTTTTCTATACTTGCAGCGTACAAAACTTTCACAAGGAGATTCCATGAAGAAATGGCTACTTGCGCTGCCCCTGCTTCCGGCAATGGCATTCGCGGATGAACTCAACAGCGGTGACACGGCGTGGATGCTGGTCGCGACGGCATTCGTTATGCTGATGACGCCGGCGGGACTGGCGCTCTTCTACGGCGGTCTGACCCGCAGCAAAAACGTCCTCAACACCATGGGCATGAGCCTGGCCGCCTACGCGGTCGGCACACTGGTCTGGGTGGTCGCGGGCTACTCCATCGCTTTCGGTGACGGCGACTTCATCGGTACGGGCAAACTGATGCTCTCCGGCATCAGCTCCGACACCCTCAGCGGTACGATTCCCGAGCTGCTCTTCGTCGCTTTCCAGGGCACCTTCGCCGCCATCACCGTGGCCATCGCCAGCGGTTCGATGATCGAGCGGGTGAAATTCTCCACCTTCGTCATTTTCGCGGCACTCTGGATTCTGGCGGTTTATGCGCCGGTGACCCACTGGGCGTGGGGCGGCGGTGAAACGCTGAACTTCGGCGAGATCGACTTCGCGGGCGGTACCGTCGTACACATCAACGCAGGGGTCGCGGGCTTCGTCGTCGCGATGATCCTGGGACGCCGAAAAGATTACGAAAAAGCGGCCATCAAACCCTTCTCCCCTATCTTTGTGGTCCTGGGGGCGATGCTGCTGTGGTTCGGATGGTTCGGTTTCAACGCCGGTTCCGAAGTGGCGGCCGACGGGACGGCGGCTTCAGCGTTCCTGGTCACCAACGTCGCGGCATCTCTGGGGGTCATCGGCTGGGTAGTAGGTGAATGGATCGTCTTCAAAAAGCCGACTCTCGTCGGCGGTGCTTCCGGTGCGGTTGCCGGTCTGGTCGCCATTACGCCCGCTTCCGGTACAGCCGGTGTGGGTGGCGCCATTATCATCGGTCTGGTCGGCGGATTCCTGGGATTCCTGGCTGTCTCCAAGATCAAGAAACTCTTCAAAGTTGACGACTCGCTGGATGCCTTCTGGGTCCACGGCCTGGTCGGCATCTGGGGTTCCATCGCCACGGCGCTCTTCATCGCCGACTATGCGATGCCGGAAAACTACCATATGGGAGCGCAGATCGTGAGCCAGCTCGAAGCGGTCGGCCTGACGGTCGTCTACAGCGGTATCATGACGGCGGTCATCTACTTCATCTCTTCGGCCCTCACCGGCGGCGGACGTGTGGATGAAGAGACCGAAACGATCGGACTCGACGAGTCTGTCCACGGCGAACGCGCCCTGAACCTCTAATAAGGAGCCATGCGTATGAAAAAGATCGAAGCGATTATCAAACCCTTCAAACTCGAAGATGTCAAGGATGCCCTCGCCGAAGCGGGCATCACCGGAATGACCGTCAGCGAAGTCAAAGGGTACGGACGTCAGCAGGGGCACAGCGAACTCTACCGCGGTGCCGAGTATGTGGTGGATTTCCTGCCGAAAGTGAAACTGGAAGTCATCGTCAAAGCCGCAGATGTGGAGATGGTGACCCAGAAGATCGTCGAAGCGGCCCGCACCGGCAAGATCGGTGACGGAAAGATCTTCGTCAGCGATGTGGAAAAAGCGATCCGCATCCGTACCGGCGAAGAAGACGAAGAGGCTATCTGAGTAGGTAGTGGGGAGTGGGTAGCAGGTAGCAAAAACACCTGCTACTCCACTTTCCCACCTCCTCACCTCCTCACCTTCCCACCTTCTCACCTTCCCACCTTCCCACCTTCTCACCTCCAAACAACCAACGACTAACCCCATCTGCCTATTTATTCATCACATTTTTCCATGAAATTATGAACCATCCCGAAAACCTGCCCAAAAATTCATCATTCGACAATTTACAAAATTCCTTATTATCAATATAATTTTTCCATATCGAAAATTTTCATGAGGAGTGTGCGATGCAACCAGCTGACTTTTCCTATGTGATCGACACCCTTTTCCTTCTCTTCGCGATGACCCTCATCATTTTCATGGTGCCCGGTTTCGCGATGCTGGAGGCGGGGATTGTCCGTACGAAGAACGTGACGGCTGTATTGACGGTCAACACGATGATCTACGCGGTGGCCTCGATGGCCTTTCTGCTGATCGGTTATCAGCTCGCTTTCGGAACCTGGGAGAATGACAGCGTAAGCAAATGGGCAGCCTTTCTGTTTCAGATGGCTTTTGTCGGAAAGACGGTCAACATCATGAGCGGCGGGGTGAGCGAGCGGACGCGTATTATCCCGTTGATGATTTTCACGGTTCTCATGGCGGCCGTCATCTACCCGCTGGTGGTCAACTGGACCTGGGGGGCGAATATGCTTAAAGGCACGTTCCTTGACATAAGCGCCATGCACGACCTGGCGGGGTCGACCGTCATCCACTCCACCGGTGCGTGGGCCCTGCTGGCGGCGATCATGGTGATCGGGCCGCGAAAAGGGCGTTATGTGGACAACAAGGTGCGGGTCATTCCCGCTTCCAACATTCCGCTGGTGGTGCTGGGGGCGATGGTACTTTGGATCGGATGGTTCGGCTTCAACGGCGGGTCGGTCGGCTCCATCGCCAGCAAAGAGAATGCCGATACCGTGGCGCTGACGGTAATGAATACCAACACCGCGGGTCTGGCGGGTGCCATCATCGCCGCGATCATCGTCTATTTCCAGTATAAAAAGTTCGATATCACGATGATCCTCAACGGTGCGCTGGGCGGCCTGGTGGCCATTACCGCCGGGGCCGACGTGTTTGATATCTACACCCCCATTCTCGTCGGCATCATCGGCGGTGCGCTGGTGGTTTTCGCCGTCCCCTTCTTTGACAAGCTGCGCCTGGACGATCCGGTGGGGGCCCTTTCCGTGCACCTGGTCAACGGTATCTGGGGAACGCTTGCCGTGGGCATTTTCGCCAAAGATGTCTCGTTCTTCGCCCAGCTCAAAGGGGTTGTGGTGGTCGCCCTCTTCGCCTTTGTGGTATCATACATCACCATTAAAGCGATCGACAAAATCGTACCTTTCCGGGCCGGAGACGACGAACAGGTGGAAGGTATCGACGTCAGCGAGTGCGGTGTGGAAGCCTATCCCGAATTCAAACGGGCCTTCTGACCTTTTCGACAGGGTCCCGGAAAATAAAAAGAGTCATCAGACAAGGAGTGTAAACCTATGAAAAAGATCGAAGCGATTATCAAACCCTTCAAACTCGAAGATGTCAAGGATGCCCTCGCCGAAGCGGGCATCAACGGAATGACCGTCAGCGAAGTCAAAGGGTACGGCCGGCAGGCGGGCCACACGGAACTCTACCGCGGCGCGGAATATGTGGTGGATTTCATCCCAAAAGTGAAGGTGGAAGTGGTCGTCAAATCCGAAGATGTGGACGGGGTGATCGAAAAGATCGTCGGTGCCGCCCGCACCGGCAAGATCGGAGACGGAAAAATTTTCGTCACCGATATCGAACGGACCATCCGTATCCGCACCGGGGAAGAGAACGAAGAGGCTATCTAATGTGATGCAAAGCATGGGCCAAGCCCATGCTTTGGCGGGGACACAGTTGTCCCCTGCACCCCCCTAAAGCTACGAAATCGAAGATTTCGAGACGGCATGTTGCCAAAGGCACATGCCGGGAAAGCAACGGTGACGGTTTGAATGGGTAGTAAAATTGCCTACTTTCCCACCTTCTCACTTTCTCACTTTCTCACTTTCTCACTTTCCCACCGGCCGCAAAAGCGGCGACCTCACTCCCCCTCTTTTTCCAACGTCTCAATAAACTTCTCTTCGATTTTTTTGTTCTTCTTTCGGTAGTAGTAGAAGACGGCGATAACCATGAGGATGACGGCGCCGACGATCCAGTGCAATACCGACTTGATCTGCTCTTCATGCTCACCGAAGATGTAGCCCAGCCCCAGCAGGGTGGCGCTCCAGATACCGGCCCCCAGGAAAGTGTAGACGCCGAAACTCACCAGGGGCATGCGGCCGATGCCGGCGGGCAGGGAGATGTACTGGCGAATCCCCGGAAGCAGGCGTCCCCAGAATGTGCTGGGGGGGCCGTATTTTTCGAAAAAAGCCTCCACTTTGTCCACGGTTTCGGGTTTCAGGAAGATCCAGCGACCGTATTTGACGAGGAAGGGGCGCCCCAGGCGGTGGCCCAGCGCGTAGTTGAAGAGCGCCCCGGCCAGAGAGCCGCCCGCCCCCGCCAAAAACGCCGGAACCAGACCCATCTCTCCCTTGCTGGCCAGGTAGCCGGCGGGAATCATCGCCACTTCGCTGGGAAAAGGGAAAAAGGAGCTTTCCAGAAACATCATGACAAAAATGCCGGCATACCCCATGGCGCCGACCGTTTCGACGATCCAGTTGACGATCTCCTGCAAATTAACATCCTTCTAACATGGTGGCGATATAATACCGAAAACAGATGTTGTAAGGTTGTACATATGGTCATTTCACTGCAATCTCCCCTCGACATGCATCTGCATCTTCGCGATGAAGAGATGCTCGACATCGTCACGCCCCTGAGTGCCGAAACCTTCGCGGGCGGGCTCGTCATGCCCAACCTGGTTCCGCCCGTGACGACGAAGGAGGCGGTATGCGCCTACCGCGAGCGCATCGCTCGTGCCCGGGGGGAGTACACCTTCACCCCCTACATGACCCTCTTTTTCCGCAGCGACTATACGCCGGCGTTCCTGGAGGAGGTGAAAGAGGAGATTCTGGCCGTCAAGCTCTACCCGGCCGGTATTACCACCAATTCCGAAGGAGGGGTTAGCGGTTTTGAGATGGATGAGCTGGCTCCGGCACTGGAAGCTATGAGCGATCTGGGCATCCCCCTCTGCGTCCACGGGGAGACCGGCGGGTTCGTCATGGACAGGGAGGCGGAGTTCATGCCGATCTACGAGCGGCTGGCGACCCGTTTCCCCAACCTCAAAATCGTGATGGAGCACATCACGACCAAAGAGGCGGTGGCGGCGCTGGATCGCTTCGAGAACCTCTACGCCACCATCACCCTGCACCATCTCTACATCACTCTCGACGAAGTGGCGGGCGGGCTGCTTCAGCCCCATCTTTTTTGCAAACCGGTCGCCAAGCGCCCCGAAGACAGGGAAGCTCTGTTGAAAACGGCACTGGCGGCCCATCCGAAAGTGATGTTCGGTTCCGATTCGGCGCCGCATCCACGCGAGAAAAAAGAGGCGCCCGGATGTGCCGCTGGGGTTTTCACCGCACCGTTGGCCCTGCAGGCGCTGGCGCAGCTTTTCGACGAACATGGGAAACTGGAGAACCTGCAGGCCTTCGTCAGCGACAATGCCCGCCGCATCTACGGCATCACGCCGCCTGAAAAGGAGGTGGTGCTGGAGAAGACGCCCTGGTTGGTGCCCGAGATTTACGAAGGGACCGTCGTCCCGATGTTCGCGGGCCAGAGTCTGGCGTGGAGGGTGGTCAGTGCCGCATAGGGTGCTTCTGCTGGAGGACGATGCCCTCTTTGGCGAAACCCTGGTCGATTTTCTGGAGGAGGAGGGGTTCGAAGTGGACCATTTCCTTTCGCCAAGACCCCTGCTGGACACCCTCTACGAAGGGGGGCGGTACGATCTCTACCTTCTCGATGTGAACGTTCCGGAGATGAACGGCTTCGAACTCCTTTCGCAACTGCGCGAAAGCGGGGACGAGACCCCCGCCATCTACATTACCTCCGCCCGGGACAAAGAGGCGGTGGCACAGGGGTTCGGAAGCGGCGCCGACGACTATATGAAAAAGCCGATCGACCTGGAGGAGATGCTGCTGCGCATCCGTGCCCGTCTGCGCCGTGCGGGACGGGGCGGCCGCGTGAGAGTCGGCGACTACACTTTCGATATGGAGCGCCTGGTTCTCTACGACGGGGAGACGCCGGTGCAGATGCCCAAAAAACTCTCGGAGCTGTTGGGGCTGCTGCTGCACAACCGGGGGGAGGTGGTCGCTACGGAGGAGATTCTGCAGGAGCTTTACGGCGACGAGAATCCCGGAACGGGCGTGCTGAGAGTCTATATCAACAAGCTCAAGCAGCTCTTCGGCAAAGAGGCCATCCGCAATATCCGCGGGGTCGGGTACTGCTTCGAAAAGGAGTTGCCGGCATGAGGACGAAGTCTCCGTGAAGCAGCGGCAGATTTTCAAAGTCCTCCTCTTCTACGTCGCCACCTTCATCGCCATGGCGGGGGTGATGTGGGTCGTTTTCGAGAATTTCGGCTATACCGACGAGAATTTCGCCGTCGTGACCCTGATGCTGCTGCCCCTGGCACTCCTTTTCGGCTACATTCTCTCCAAAGTGGCGCTGGAGCCCCTCTTTATCACCAACGAGTTGCTCGACCGCCTGCTCAAAGATACGCTCCACGAACTCAACATCCCCCTCTCCACCATCTTCGCCAACGTCGGGATGCTGCTCAAAAAGGAGGCCGACCCCAAGCGCAGGACTCGCCTGGAGCGGATCGAAAAGGCGGGGCACAACCTCCAAGAGCTCTACGAAGACCTGGACTATTTCATCAAAAAGGAGATCGGCACGGTGGAGCGGGAGCGGTTCGACCTGTGTGAAGCCGTGGAGAAGAGCATCCAGAAGATGGAGGATGTCAAAGGGGATATTTCGATACAATACACTCCAAAGAGCCTTTCTGTCAGGGCCGACAGGCGCGGATGCCAGAAGGCGGTGGACAACCTGCTCTCCAACGCCATCAAATACAACCGGCCCGGCGGCCGCGTCTTCGTCGCCATTGAGGGGCAACAGCTCGTCGTCGCGGATACGGGTGTCGGGATGGACGAAACGACCCTGTTTCACATTTTCGACCGTTACTACCAGCGGGACCTGAACGCGTCGGGATACGGCATCGGGCTGCATATCGTCAAGAGTTTCTGTGACGAGCACCATATCGGCATCGACATCGCGTCGAAAGTGGGGGAGGGGACCACCTTCCGGCTCGATTTTGGGAGCGTCGCAGAAGGTGAAAGGAACGAAAAACCATGAATGTGGAGAAGATCGCCGACTGGGTGGATTACGGATTTATCGGATTGCTGGGGCTGCTCAGTCTCATCGGCCTCTGGCTGATCCTGGAGCGCTACTTCTATTACCGGCATCTGGATCTGCGCAGCTTCCGGGAAAAGGAGGAGTTGGAGATCGCCCTGGGGGAGAATATGACGATGATCGCCTCCATCGGCGCCAACGCCCCCTTCATCGGGCTGCTGGGAACGGTTGTGGGGATCATGGTCACGTTTGTCACCATCGGCCAGAGCGGCCTGGTGGAGACCAAGGAGATCATGGTGGGGCTGGCCCTGGCGCTCAAAACCACCGCCGGCGGCATCCTCGTCGCCATCCCGGTCATCTGGTTTTACAACCTGCTAGGACGGAAGGCGGAGATACTCGTCGCCAAGTGGGAGATCATGAAACGGCGGGGAGAGATATGAGGGTTTTGTGCGGGAAGCGGGATGCGGTTGAACTATCTACTACTCACTACCCACTACCTACTACCATCTCATGAAAATCAAAAAATTCGACCAGATCAACGTCCTTCCTTTCATCGACATCATGCTGGTGCTGCTGGTCATCGTCCTCTCCAGCGCCTCCTTCGTCTCCAAGGGGACCATTCCCGTCAAACTCCCTGAAGCGAGCAGCAAGGCCGCACCGGTGACCAAGTTTCTAAGCATCGTCATCGACAGGAACGGCCATTTCTATTTCGAAAACGAAAAGATGGGCTTCGAGGCGCTCAAGGCGAAGATCGATACCCTCAACCCGAAAAAGGATGCCCTAGTGATCAAGAGCGACGCCCGCAGCCAGTTTCAGAATTTCGTGAAGGTGATCGACCTGCTCAAAAGCAGGGGATTCGAAAAGATCAGTATCGAGACGAAGCAATGAAAAAAACGTGCCTGCTGATATTGGGGATTCTCGCGCTGCAGAACTCTATGGCCGGCTGCGGCTGCGGCAAAGGAAAGCTGATGCTTCAGTGTGACTACTATGTCGCCCGCCTGGGGGACAAAAGCCGGCAACATCTCTGTGAAGAGTATGCGAAGGTCGTGGATATCGACGGCGCTTCGGCGCAGGCGGCCTGGTACTACCTGCT
It encodes the following:
- a CDS encoding ammonium transporter, which produces MQPADFSYVIDTLFLLFAMTLIIFMVPGFAMLEAGIVRTKNVTAVLTVNTMIYAVASMAFLLIGYQLAFGTWENDSVSKWAAFLFQMAFVGKTVNIMSGGVSERTRIIPLMIFTVLMAAVIYPLVVNWTWGANMLKGTFLDISAMHDLAGSTVIHSTGAWALLAAIMVIGPRKGRYVDNKVRVIPASNIPLVVLGAMVLWIGWFGFNGGSVGSIASKENADTVALTVMNTNTAGLAGAIIAAIIVYFQYKKFDITMILNGALGGLVAITAGADVFDIYTPILVGIIGGALVVFAVPFFDKLRLDDPVGALSVHLVNGIWGTLAVGIFAKDVSFFAQLKGVVVVALFAFVVSYITIKAIDKIVPFRAGDDEQVEGIDVSECGVEAYPEFKRAF
- a CDS encoding P-II family nitrogen regulator; protein product: MKKIEAIIKPFKLEDVKDALAEAGITGMTVSEVKGYGRQQGHSELYRGAEYVVDFLPKVKLEVIVKAADVEMVTQKIVEAARTGKIGDGKIFVSDVEKAIRIRTGEEDEEAI
- a CDS encoding ferredoxin--nitrite reductase, translated to MKLETVSAKHTKLNKIEKLKQTHSYKEAWEALQRYAKEGYGSIAKEDMDYFLKCFGIFDRPATPGKFMLRVRIPGGRLTAKQAETLGQVAKTYGNDTMDLTTRMQVQLRYLDIADIPALLETLESVGITTWQTGVDNFRNIVTDPLDGLSFDSVIETAPLIEKMQSLWLKNPEWVAALPRKFNTSIGGTGSNRCNLFAHDCCFALAVRAGEVGFNVYLGGKVGAIAESADIFVTEEELIPFYEALINVYKTYGFRDSRNKNRLHFLIKEAGMEAVVEAVKSVAERDFSPAGETLVKQPRTEERDGRIRLRDGSYAVHMVVPSGIFSGTAMMEAAGASDTYGSGLLNISTTQNLFILGVPKEKIDGLLAQPPYDRYKNRGSAYTNQMVACAGIDLCPFGVIPNKSDAIEMAAYLEEAAPLPDDANVRMHWSACVKGCGVHELGDIGFIGCKAKENGETVYGVHIQLGGKSTVSQEEAYTILKTVPLTRAREYVAQLMHAYRNLRNPRESFEQFESRVFRRYTKGAIEFILRWNVEVAQPNGYEPLDFDAAWTPNIEHNEIFEIGTRIYKTLTGADPYQGTHLYNPIETTPAKHPSKHNPSVDKGLGDIVMKMIAPSDKRYEVFTEVIHAIGEWKK
- a CDS encoding bifunctional protein-serine/threonine kinase/phosphatase, producing the protein MTSSVFKTSTFSLAKGKEPLGDDFAAVRVMEDGLCVGIVCDGVGSADAGAKAARRAVNYMMNSFKSRPRSWSIEKSLRHFIENINSILYHKGLEEYERPEYLTTLSMVVIEDGRLYGANVGDSPIWLQRDGSFLQLSIPHTVDEEGMSQVLTQAIGLAPTVELYLFENNLCVGDRLLLASDGLEAVLSPEEVAEKLPLGATSLIKYASRKVRDDLPDDTTAVVIEVVAESTTCRLKKIDLPIPGKLRKEEVIDGYRLIRPLIADERTWLAEKKGVRYVMKFPPVEAGEDEKRLDLFVREAWNASRLKAGFFPKAVIPRNRTVRYYVMAYEEGPTLKELIEKRPLPVEDAIHLGKFLLQACQYLLKFDLVHGDIKPENIIVTRRRGKRVFKLVDFGSIVEIFSIASRAGTPSYLAPERFQGEPISEQSEIFAIGVTLYEALSRKFPYGEIEPFQTPVFGKPKSLRYTNKTVPAWLESVLMRAIEKDRRRRYEVYSEMMWELTHPDKVRPYYPPDISLFEKDPVKVYRLLFILSFLLNLVLGLMVIG
- a CDS encoding ammonium transporter, whose protein sequence is MKKWLLALPLLPAMAFADELNSGDTAWMLVATAFVMLMTPAGLALFYGGLTRSKNVLNTMGMSLAAYAVGTLVWVVAGYSIAFGDGDFIGTGKLMLSGISSDTLSGTIPELLFVAFQGTFAAITVAIASGSMIERVKFSTFVIFAALWILAVYAPVTHWAWGGGETLNFGEIDFAGGTVVHINAGVAGFVVAMILGRRKDYEKAAIKPFSPIFVVLGAMLLWFGWFGFNAGSEVAADGTAASAFLVTNVAASLGVIGWVVGEWIVFKKPTLVGGASGAVAGLVAITPASGTAGVGGAIIIGLVGGFLGFLAVSKIKKLFKVDDSLDAFWVHGLVGIWGSIATALFIADYAMPENYHMGAQIVSQLEAVGLTVVYSGIMTAVIYFISSALTGGGRVDEETETIGLDESVHGERALNL
- a CDS encoding MFS transporter, with the protein product MKLGELKTAGHLPTLIAAFLYFDFSFMVWTMLGPLATEISQSLAAHGYRLDPNQKATLLAIPILSGAILRILLGFGVDKLGAKKTALISQAVVIASLFYAYFRGESITYNELLAVAFGLGFAGASFAVALPQAGQWYPPRLQGLVLGLAGAGNIGVVLDFLFAPKIAEYWGWQAVFLVGGILSTFIFILYAVMAKDAPADVYKPNPKKLGDYLKLLRDRDTWWFSLFYAVSFGGFVGFANYMKVYLMNTYQVDMSQFGLQYLGEPNVKVVAGYFGALCIFAGAVLRPVGGGIADKLGGVKSLYIFFGAIVVLAILNATVVHSFGLAIFILFLIMANLGMANGAVFQLVPQRFGKDMGIMTGIIGCAGGLGGTALIKTLGWSKGAFDSYAAGFFIFAGVVLIAIIGISLVKTRWRTTWGLTAGGRI